One genomic window of Candidatus Polarisedimenticolia bacterium includes the following:
- a CDS encoding response regulator transcription factor produces the protein MPIRILLADDHQIVRQGIRALLEEERFEVVAEASNGHEALQLVGTTQPDVAILDLGMPGLNGVDTAREIRRISRNTRTLLVTVHDEEPYVLGALRAGVTGYVLKTQAATDLVQAVHEVVYGKIYLSPGISRSVLELYKNREELPPDPLSPRERQILQLVAEGKSTKEAASILGVSEKTAESHRTHLMSKLDIHQTAGLVRYAIKHGIVQA, from the coding sequence GTGCCGATTCGAATCCTGCTCGCCGATGATCACCAGATAGTTCGACAAGGAATCCGGGCGCTGCTCGAGGAGGAGCGGTTCGAGGTCGTGGCGGAAGCCTCGAACGGGCACGAAGCGCTTCAACTCGTCGGCACCACACAACCGGATGTCGCCATCCTGGATCTGGGAATGCCAGGGCTCAACGGCGTCGACACGGCCCGGGAGATCCGCCGCATCTCGCGCAACACCCGCACGTTGCTCGTCACGGTCCATGACGAGGAGCCTTACGTGCTCGGAGCGCTGCGCGCCGGGGTGACCGGATATGTGCTCAAGACCCAGGCGGCCACCGACCTGGTGCAGGCAGTGCACGAAGTCGTCTACGGGAAGATCTACCTGAGTCCCGGTATCTCCCGCAGTGTCCTCGAGCTCTACAAGAATCGCGAGGAGCTGCCTCCGGACCCATTGTCCCCCCGCGAGCGCCAGATTCTCCAGTTGGTCGCCGAAGGGAAGTCGACCAAGGAAGCCGCCTCGATCCTGGGCGTAAGCGAGAAGACGGCCGAATCGCACCGCACCCACCTGATGAGCAAGCTCGACATTCATCAGACCGCGGGCCTGGTGCGCTATGCCATCAAGCACGGCATCGTGCAGGCCTGA